The following is a genomic window from Solanum stenotomum isolate F172 chromosome 4, ASM1918654v1, whole genome shotgun sequence.
atttgcaattgcattaagaaatgatgtaactttacccttttacccttatttaatattttttggaactcaagtcttcaatcaatgaatatgaattaatttaaccaatgaacatgatTCATTTACTTAAGttttctaagttggtcaaatatatGTTTTCAATGTTAATAACTCATaagggtaaaaaaggaacaatatgctaatttatgcattgattttatgaaatgacaagtattatgtaccaactatttatagaaagggatgacatataaaataacGCGGAGGGAGTATTTGGATTAAAATAAGTTTGATCAACACAAGCTATAATTGGACTCGTCTAGTTcttattatgttttaatttgttttttataattaatttaaatacgtaataaaacaaaattttctttattataattacatctaaaatatcaaacaaaatatgtgatttttaaaaatattttgacaaggtTTTCATGGATCAATTTGAACTACATATCAACACATGAGTTATGATGGATAGACTTCACGAGTCAAAATGAATTGAGTTGATAAATGAATGAATCATATGAGAAGTAATTGTACAATTTGCCCTTCAAATACGTTGGTCTTTAATTCTTACTcctaaaattgaatttaaataaaaactagcacaaataagaataaaaatacaaatgaaccATCATTGATCCATCTTAATAACACAAATTATATTTTCGTAAGCTAATTTTATCAGGAACAAAGGAAGGCCACACTTTTGATTCACTCCCTGCAAAACCATTTAAGTTCATGAGTACATGAATACTAgtaaattttaactttataagCTTTTTAGTCCCGCAATTTTCGCCCAAGACAAATTAAAGtacatattttaacttttatttttgccTTGAAAACTTTACGTGTCCACATATTGTTGAATTAATTAGTACTAGGAACTagcttttcattatttttctatttatttctcatttagtattcaatatttatattggaGTTTtcctaaatttaaatttctcgCTAGAAAGTCCAATATTGCAGGGTCAAGTGCTCTTTAACAAAGACAATTTCATATCATACTCGAACTCAAAACctctaattaagaatgaagaagtaaTTAATACTCTACCACAATTCTGATCggttcttttcattattttacttcaacatCTTTTAGTGGAGGACTGAATGACATGAAAACAAGTGGATATCATGATGTGAAAGGTGActacaattttcaagaaaaatttggcacttaattaattagtgcTAATAGAATATGGACACATTGGCAATGTTAGGTGGCCCAACACGAAGGCCAGTCCTAGGTGGGATTACTAGAAATATATTCCCACTTCCTATCAACACATAGTACATGTGCATAAATAATAAAGTTTGTATACTAGTCAAATTATGCATAACGTGACGCTCATTACGGAGGATGGGCCGATGAGGACATGTAATGAGAAAGATCGATAAATTTCACATCATGAaagaagtaaattttttatagaatATGACATAACTTTATATAGAACATACGTTTTTTTTGGAGTCCAAAGCCAAAATGACTgctttttaaaggaaaaatgtGGAAGGGGACACTCAAAATTGGAAGAAATCAAAAGGGACAGATCACTTACAAATTGGTTCgaattaaaaagataattacAAGTGATTATTTATAATAAGTAGAACTAACTATAGTAATCTGATATGAAAAAGCAAATAACGTGCTACAATATATTAAATTACTGaaatagtataaataataaaataataacgtGCTACAACATATTAAACTATAGAcatagtataaaaaatatttacgatgatttaaaaaatctttaactTTCCTTCGAAGTTGAGATCAAGATAATCAAGAAAAAAGTCCTAATAGCTCTCTAAATTGCTTTAGTAAAGTATAATTCAAAACTAAGTaaaattaatacaaatacaataacaattctaaaaattatgacATCCCTGTTTATTTATCTGACTCTGGATCTTTTTTATCTAAATTATGACACaagcaaagaaaaaataataattttatctctAATTGTGCATGTAAATAAGTTCATCTTCTTTGCATTCTCTTATCCCTACTTCCATCACTTTATCAGATGTAGAAGGTAATATATCACAACAATGCCTTCTTGGTGCTAACAACTGCATATCACATTAaacaaaatgttaaaaataacattaaaatataAGTGTCATGATAATAGGCACGAAAAGTTGTGTCTTATTTTGACTGGACagaaagttaaaaaatatgCATAAGACTACCAGATCTCGTAGTTTTAAACTAAAAGTGTGTCTAACACatcaaaaatgtcattttgaATCTTATGTTCTTAAATTTGTCGTGTTATTGCTATAAGAGAATGTCACTCTACAGTGAAGGGGATTTGGATAAACCCTCTTCCGCTTCTCTAGCTCTGCCCCTTAATGGGTAAAATGCGAATGGTGGAGTTAAAAATTTACCAAGTCTAAAGATATGTTCTTTTTtcaaacaaactaaaaatgaaagtacAATAAAATACCTGCTTTTTGTCAAGCTCTAACTTGTGAGAGAACACTCTGATTTCATCTAATTTCCTTGGTGAATTCTTTGTAAATGTGCAATTCTCATATGCTTTCTTCTTGTAAATTGTCTTGATTCCATCAACCCCCATAGACACTTCATCCAAGAAATAAACAAGTTGTCTTTTACATGGATCAACCTCAAATTTCCTTGTAGTAAACTCATAAAGTGTACCATAAGCATTCTTTTTCCAGGGCAAGTAGCTCTCCTGCACGCGTTGCGCATCAGGCAATTGTACATTGTGCTCGAAAACTTGTACAACATAGCCCCATGACACTGACACCGACCACGAAAATCGTCGATCGTAACATACTGTTTGCTGCAAAATCCTTTGTGGATCAAAATTTGCAACATGGTACAAATGCTCCAGGGACTTCATTCTTGTCATGTTAGGGAAAATTGGATCAATTTTCTCCATGTGATGTAGTGATACCAAAGGTCTAATTGGATGTGCAGCCAATAATCCAAATGCATTTCCAAGAAAATCCATCTAGACATATCAATTTCAACATAAAACAGAACAAGATAATTGGTGTCAATATGCTTTGCCACAAAAATCAAAAGGTTAATTTCACGTATAGTCACTGACATTTATATAATTTCTAGCCGCACTAAATTGATTGAGTTCTAGTCATAAAACTAATTTTGTTACAGTAAAGTATGACTAGTCATTCATATTTTATGACCTACACTTTTGATGCATCACCAAATGATGTTATAATAATATTAGGAAAAGTTCAGGTactttaatttgagaaaaaaaaattatgattttattattatattcgGTAAATGATTAATTGACTATgctattaaattaattttgagactcaaaagaaagctgcAAGATGCACGAAACATCCCAGATTCACACAGGTTCCAAAAAGAATCACACTTAAAAAGGTGTCACATCTCAAAATTATAACCTATAGGCTATACGGAAACAACTTTACGGTTGCTCCACCGCTTCCCTTTCACCTCTAAAACCCaaacaaaagaaggaaaaaagcaATGGAACCTGATGAAAGCCTGGCTCATGTGTTAATGTAACACCAAGTTCTGTCAAACAAGCATGAATTCTACCATCACTTCCATAAAGATGCGGATATCTCTCAATACATGAATCAAAAACTCTAGCCAAAATTTTAGCTAATGGATAACTTATAGCAAAACCAGCACCACCAAAAGCCATATCAAATGAGAAAAACTTGTTTTGTATAAAACTTTCTGAATTTGACCCAATGTAATACCAAAGCCCATTGTCATATTTAGACAATGTCTTGACCAaattttcttggaaaaaaatAGTATCATCATCTCCAAAAACAAACCACTTCacatctgaatgattaagattaaGCGCGACTGTCTCTGACACGACACGTGCCACTCTAATTGCTGATGGACTCCCACCTTTATTTGTATATGGGAATCTTGAAAtatcatttgaaatacaaattgGAGGAAGAGAAATTGAATCATTTGTAGTAGTTGTACTATtaggcaattttttttcaagaaacacACAACCCCTCATTTCATTTGGCTTCCACCAAAGTTTAACATATTCTTTTCTCTTTGACCATGATTTTGCATTAGATGCAATTCCAAAAACAACATTTTGAAGAGTAATTGGTGATGATATATCAAATTGTTGATCATGTGATGAAACAAAGGAATAATCAAGAAAATTGGAATTTGGAACAAGAATGAATggatatagaaaataaattgtgcaagcaaaacaagaaattaaaataagatttttgatGCCATGGCAAGATGGGGTTTTGCTATTTACTTGAAAAAAttgcatcttttttttttttttggtgtggggttTTATTGTTATTTGGTTATACTATATGGTATATGAATAAAAAGTTAGGAGATTTTGAAGATTGAGAGTAGTAGTACTACCCTTTTAGACCCCGCAATCTACGCCCAAACCAAAGTTAGGACATAGTCTTTAAAAAGTtgtttatgatatatatatatacaatattattttttaaatgcaaAATATAAGGGTGTTCGAGTGACCACTCTAGAGCCAATGTAGCTATACCCTTGAGGCCGAATCCATAATGTACACACACTAGCTCTGGTCCTGGTTAGGATACATGTAACGGCTTCGGCCTTACCTAGTAATTTTAGTCCAAATCCTATAGATAAAATTTAGTAACATAAATGGACTAGTAGTTCGAtctgaaaaaaatttaaattctgacTCCGCCTCTCGTcaggggcggagccaccttGTACTAAGGGAGTTCATCTGAACCCCCTTTggcagaaaattatattatttatatatggttgaaataattttttatgtatatatagtagatgtcgaattCCCTTCGGCTACTTTGTgtgtctatttctataaattttgaACCCCTTTTGAAAATTCTGACTCCGCCACTGCCTCTCGTAACACTTTCCTTTCTTCTaactttaaatatttgtttttgcCGGAATGAATACAAAGTGTGCATGTGGTGATGTTAGTCGATTAATCTAATATTGAATTCAATTCCAAAAGAATTTTGACTTATTCGGTTATTGTGACATTAGGTAAACAATACGTGTAAGAGGGTTCGAGTTTTGCCCAAAAGTTGGGTGATAGGTGGTAGGTATAGAAAacactaaaatattttattagtcacataaaataataatttatatatatttaacgaTATTAAATAATATTCGTGTTTAATTATACTAGAATACTATGTACTTTGGCACGATACAATAAGGAATAATATCAATATATGTATTAGCAATATGGATAGCAATATTATAAATACTTCATTTCCTTCGAattctcatttttatttctggtgatttcatgtgatttttttgtattatttattttatttagtgtatgtttatttttttttcattagcataattttgttagtattttaatttaaaatttaagtaaaatgTAGTGTTGAATAAGGTTAtagatttatgtttttattttttgttaaatcatATATGTACACGTCATGTTGAAATTTGATATAAGAGTACTAcgttaattttttgttttgaatttaaaacttatgtaaTACTtttagtttcatttgttttaataGTATTGACTTGATATGTGTGCGCGACCAAACACCACcgttataaagaaaaaaaagacaatttcaTTAATGAAGTGCTGAAGTACAAGACATAACTTGCCAAGTCTGGTTGGTAGTTGTTAGTTTTACAGATGTATGGTTAACAGATTAGCAAATGTTTAATTTCCCTTAATAACTCCTCCAACTCTTTTAATTAACATTTAACTCAAAAACAAATTAGAGCACTTAGCAGGTGGGGTGATGAAGACAAGATACAATTCATGATGATGAAGATAATAAGTACGTACGTTTCTAAGAACAATTagagtgtgtttggtacgaatgaaaatattttcattatatttttcaatatgtTCATGTTTGATTGATTTAAAGATTTtcgtaagaaaaataatttctctactaaaaatagaaaaaacattttccaaaaattcttttttaacaCCTCCTGCTCCACTATACAACCCCCGACCTCTACCTTTGCCCACCTATATTCTACCCTCCATCAAGCTCGAGCCTATAGCCTCGACACCTGACCATGAATCAAAAACTCGACCCAGTGGGATCCCAACTTGGAAGGTGACCCCAACTCAAAATTCAACCCTCGATTCGAGACCCGATTCTTACCCCGACTAGGGACTTAACCTCAACCTCAATTTAAGATCCGACTTTCAGCCCCAACCCATATAGGAACCCTTGCCCTAACTTTAGTCGATACACCCAATTCGGAGTAGGGACATGGGTTGGAGTCAGGTCCAAGGTTGAAGTCGGATCTCAAATTTAAGTGGATGTCAGGCATTGGATATTGGGTATCAGTTCAGAATCAGAAATTATATCAGGGTAGTTGTTCGGTATTGAATTAGGGTCAGGGGAATATCATCTAATAGATTCTAGCTAGATATAGAAGAACTACTTATAGTCATATTGTTAGGATTCTTAGAGAAGGATCGACTCACAGGACGATGAACAGGGAAATCAAATTCAACTGCCTTTAATTTTCCCTTGCTTTTGTTCGAATTCCTAGATCGAcctatttttatatatgaattcAGCTCATCAAAGGGAAactgaaaccttagagttcaatggAAGAGAGAACTTCTATCTCTTGTTTCTGATTAAAGTCTGCGTACTTCTTATTCCTCAAATCCTCCTTTAAATAAGAGTCTTCTTACAGTAATAAGAAGTCTTATGGAACTAGGAAACATAAATCCTATTCTAAACTAATAAGAAAACTACTAACAATATAATTGAATTCTTCCTAttctagaataataataaactaCTAGCGTTATAATTAAATCAAGTTATTTGGCTCTCTGTTGCACATATGTCTTGCCCACAAATGCGTCCACAACATTACCCCCCTCATGCTGAAAAAGCTTGTCCTCAAGCTCGAACGATGGATAAGCCTGCTTAAAACAGTCTACATCCTCCCAGGTCGCTTCATCCTCTGTCATACCCGACCATTGTATAAGAATCTCCTTTGTACCACGGTTTAAACGAGCTCGAATGACAGCAGCAGGCAAAGGAACTACTCGGCTGTCCTCTAGTGCTGGTAGCTTTGTAATAGGTGGGAGTTGGTCTCCTTTGAATGCCTTCAAAAGGGAAACATGAAAAACGTTGTGAAGTCGACTGtcatttggcaaatccaacTCATATGCAACCTGTCCAATTCGCCGTAAGATTGAAAATGGACCATAAAATTTGGGGGACAGTTTATTGTGAATACTCAGCCGCATGGAGCGTTGCCTGTAAGGATGTAAACGAAGCCATACAAGTGACCCTAGAGAAAATTCGACGTCACGATGGCCCTTATCATAATATTCCTTCATTCGTTGTTGTGCTGCTTGTAATCAAATCGGATATCACCCAAGATGTGATCACATTCCAGCAATGCCTGTTCAACAGCTTCTACCCAAGTGGTCCCAGGCACATATAAAAGCAAACGAGGTGGGTCACGACCATAAACAACCTTGAAGGGTGAGGTTTGCAATGCCGAATGAAAATATGTGTTATAACAAAATTCTGCCCATAGGACCCAAGCAACCCACTTTCGAGGACAAGTACCAACAAAGCAACGAAGATACATTTAATCAGTACGGTTAACAACCTCTGTTTGCCCATCTGTTTGTGGGTGGTAAGCAGATAAGAATTGTATTTTAGTACCATTCAagctgtcacgacccgatttatcaagtcaggatggcacctactataacccaccaataggtaagccaacccgtaacccggaacaacaagtaatgggtctgagggtagaaattaaacaagagtaggaaaataacaatataaacaaataaagatccctcccaaaacctggaagtcaccagtacagagctactacaaaatgagtacaagtcccaaaactggacaacagagactggattgtctcgaaaggaaaaagacaagtctatatatacagatggagactgaaatagtacaaaacgctgtgtgctcacccccgtctccggataagtctactccaagctcgatcaacgctggctactagtgctcggacctgcatcacaaaatagatacagagcgtagcatgagtaccaaaacaacaggtacccagtaggcatcataggccgactgagcaagataagcaaaagtgaactgaaatgcaaataaagggtcacatcaagtgcaaagagtagtaaatgggggtatgtacacgagcgtacaagCAATAAAGACaagtaatctaactaactccaTCGGGCTCcaataaacccgacgggtacgctcgtgcacaataaaagaaaccacctgcacagacccccataagcccggcagatgcacTGGCAgttaaagtaaaataatggagctagaaggtctatcacaatattaccaattttcggacttttaactgaaccattctCAATCATATTCcaggatctcattacgtcccggactttaatcggaatctctccaacctccaaaacctcaacctacagatgagagtaatcaagactaaactgaagctttggtaaggaattgggaatacaccacgtgcaagctggaccacggactcgaaccccTACTATAGCTAAtaagtcaacctatatgggatggaccacggactcgaaccgggtgctgtagccaaaggtcggacaagggtgggctggaccacggactctaaacgggtactgtagctaagcctggaccacggactctaaccgggtactgtagctaacaGAAAAgtagggcattatggatacaaggtcataagctgagttaccgactatcagactcaagtctgctatatcagtctacaaggagctgaccgtccgaaacgacgtcggaaaaagttctactgcccaacgacatccgaaatctcgcaagtctatggcaacactagtctaagcctagactaaggccaaacatacttcaaNNNNNNNNNNNNNNNNNNNNNNNNNNNNNNNNNNNNNNNNNNNNNNNNNNNNNNNNNNNNNNNNNNNNNNNNNNNNNNNNNNNNNNNNNNNNNNNNNNNNNNNNNNNNNNNNNNNNNNNNNNNNNNNNNNNNNNNNNNNNNNNNNNNNNNNNNNNNNNNNNNNNNNNNNNNNNNNNNNNNNNNNNNNNNNNNNNNNNNNNNNNNNNNNNgaacccctccatactcaagcaaatcaataaacaaatgcctaaacatgctcaatctcacgagagaaagccatagcctacctgaaagccgaccacgcgtgctccaactcacggtaccgaatcttttcccctccgaacggtctccaaatgctttcccactaacaaaaggttaatcacctcgtcattacgaatatattgacactaaaattatatttttcggagacggacctaaaatcgggtctaaaacgggattgtggggcccacaattgGAATCTCGAAAATGAATCCgtgaaaacgtcccaaataccttactaaactaataccccaaaatttagcacaaacagatgcctaaaacatagcaaatcagccacaacaattaaaatgggcaaccccttgatcaccaatttctGAAAAAACGataccctttcaacccaaacagattataccacgacgatccttgcaaAAAaatctacaagttagcctcaagaatgactcaaaacggacctaagatgatcaagatctcacatttcaaaattcaacaacaattcaatccggAAATCACCCTAGCAGTGGCTAAAATCGATTCCTAACCTCAAaagaagcctcccctcgcgtttctgagatcatcgctagattccccacgaaattctcttgaagttagccttttgaagcacctaatttggactcaaaatgaaggagaaatcttatgttgaagttgagggaaaaaaatggacgaaaatcgtcctaaaatctggaaatttccagatttccatcgccgccacgtggcgtcgcgtggctctgccacgtcaccgccgcgtcaaaattctacaacccttcaaacttaaatttcgatgtttcggactcgttcggagtcggaaaaatacaaatcatatatggaatctgattgaaaacgatatttcggactcaacggtgaaggcggaatttccatttggagattGCTTcaatgaaaagtgggtcccacacccagtatcattttgagccagattccacaactgccatctaaagcctcgggaagtgaacaaagggtcgttctagaccaaaatcgatattccgaagctaacctagctgtcagaattttcatctgagcacaaCTTCCAAGAagattgaccaaagtcaacttttcaagttataaaaatctccaaaacaggaaaacgggcctaaaacccaaacgaacgaccaggcaatcgaacagtcagtgccaacaagtcataaatgacttggggtcgctacaggaatgctctatacgagggaaagaattcttaaatttaaaaatgacctgaaGGGTCATTACACAAGCGAAGAAGTTCCTTCCAAAAAGTGCTAGTAAAACCACATCTCTATCACAAGTAATAGTTTCAGGTATCCCATGCAAGCGAACAATCTGCTCAAAAAATACCTGAGCCACACGAGCTGTTGTGTATAGGTGAGCCAATGGTATGAAATGAGCATATTTTGAGAACCGATCCACTACTACAAACAAGACTCACTTCCCTCAAGACTTGGGTAAGCCATCAATAAAATCCATGGAGATGTCTGACCAGATCTGAATTGGAAGTTGGAGAGGTTGTAACAATCCTGCGGGACTTAAATGTTCAGATTTATTGCGTTGACACACCGGGCAGGCAGCGACATATGCagcaatgtttttttttatacctTTCCAGTAGAAATCTCCACGAATTCGGTGCAACATTTTTTGTATTCCTTCATGGGCACTATCGTGATAAGCAGAAAGTATAGTAGGTAGCAAAGGAAAATTCAGTAATAGGTAGATGCGACCTTTAAACAAAAGCAACCCATCCTGAACTTGCCAGTTCGAATCCAAATCTCCTAGCTTGACTTTATCATACAACCCTAACAATTCTGATGATCCTGTAAGCTCCTCCCGGATGGTGTCCAGTAATGTGCTACGAGGGGAACTAATAGCATTCAAAGAAGGGTCCTCATGTGTCATTCTAGATAAAACATCCGCAACTTTATTGAGACAACCAGCCCGATACTCCATTGTAAAATCGTAACCCATGAGTTTACTCAACTAATGTTGTTGAGGTGGTGTAGTTAGCCGTTGTTCTAGCAAGTATTTTAGGCTATAATGATCTATTCAGATAAGAAAAGGGTGCCCCCAAAAGTATGGCCGCCAATGTTGTACTGTCTTTGCAAGGCCAATCAACTCCCTTTCATATGCAGCTAATTTTTTGTGACGAGCTGCTAACTGTCGGCTAAAAAATGCTACGGGCTGGCCTTTCTATTGCAAAACAGCCCCTATACCACCTCCTGAAGCATCATATTCTATAATGAAATTCATAGTAAAATCGGGCAACCTGAGTACGGGAGCAGAGGATAAGGCTTGTTGAAGCTTCTGGAATGCATCTAGGGTCAAATCGCTCCACTGGAAGAAGTTTTTCTTGAGTAGACTAGTCAGAGGTGTTGCCAGTTGCCCATAGTCACGAATAAATTTGCGGTAGTAACTTGTCAATCCCAAGAACCCACGAAGAGGTGTAATTGATTGCGGTTGAGGCCAATCTAAAATTGCTTGTACTTTGCTCTTATCAACCTCCACACCTGTAACTGAAATAATATGCCCCAAATATGCGACTTGAGTTGTACCAAAGCAACATTTGGATTGTTTCAAGTGTAATCGGTGTGCGCGCAATAACAAAAATACCTTTCACATGTGAACCAAATGGTCCTCCCAACAACTGCTATAAATTAGGATATTATCaaagaaaaccaacacaaaATGACGTAAGAACTCATGAAAGACCTCATTCATCAAAGCTTGGAAAGTAGATGGGGCATTAGTGAGTCCAAACGGCATGACAAGAAACTCAAAGTGCCCGTGATGAGTTTGAAAAGCTGTCTTTTCCACATCTACAGGAGACATGCGGACTTGATGGTATCCAGATCGCAAATCTAGTTTAGTAAAGTACTTGGCCCCATGTAACTCATCTAGTAACTCGTCCACTACTGGAATTGGGAACTTGTCCTTGATTGTTTTGGCATTCAGTTCACGGTAATCAATACAAAGGCGCCAAGACCTATATCTCTTAGATACCAATAACATATGTGAAGAAAAAGGGGACTTGCTTGGTCGTATCAATCCTTGTTGCAACATTAGATTACATTGCTTCTCAATCTCATCCTTTTGTCGATGAGGGTATCGATAATGATGAACAACTACAGGAGCTGTTCCGGGCAGCAAACTAATGCGGTGGTCACATTGTCTCAATGGTGGTAAACTCTTAGGTGCCTGGAACAAATCATCGAACTCGATCAAAAGGCATTCCAGTCGCTGCTCATCAGTAATTGCCTTTCCTAGCAGATGCAAAGCCTTTCCACAATACCTTTGTTGTCTCtgaaacaaaattaatttcCCTTCCACCGAAAAACTCGTAGTAAGTGCCGCAAAGTCCCAAAGTATAGGACCCAAAGACTGTAACCACTTCACTCCCAAAACAATATCAAATCCACCCAAGGGAATAACATAAAGGTCTACAATAAAGCTATGTCCACCAATAGAAATTGTTACCCCTGTGCAGAGCCCGAAACATTGAACTTTTTCTCCATTAGCAATGGAGATTTTGATGTTGTGCAAGGAAAAAACATCAAGGAGTAATCGACTAGCAGCTGTAGAACTGTACTTCCAGAATCAA
Proteins encoded in this region:
- the LOC125863315 gene encoding uncharacterized protein LOC125863315, which encodes MQFFQVNSKTPSCHGIKNLILISCFACTIYFLYPFILVPNSNFLDYSFVSSHDQQFDISSPITLQNVVFGIASNAKSWSKRKEYVKLWWKPNEMRGCVFLEKKLPNSTTTTNDSISLPPICISNDISRFPYTNKGGSPSAIRVARVVSETVALNLNHSDVKWFVFGDDDTIFFQENLVKTLSKYDNGLWYYIGSNSESFIQNKFFSFDMAFGGAGFAISYPLAKILARVFDSCIERYPHLYGSDGRIHACLTELGVTLTHEPGFHQMDFLGNAFGLLAAHPIRPLVSLHHMEKIDPIFPNMTRMKSLEHLYHVANFDPQRILQQTVCYDRRFSWSVSVSWGYVVQVFEHNVQLPDAQRVQESYLPWKKNAYGTLYEFTTRKFEVDPCKRQLVYFLDEVSMGVDGIKTIYKKKAYENCTFTKNSPRKLDEIRVFSHKLELDKKQLLAPRRHCCDILPSTSDKVMEVGIRECKEDELIYMHN